In Capillimicrobium parvum, a genomic segment contains:
- a CDS encoding ChaB family protein, with amino-acid sequence MPARKEDVPSTLERSPAKVRRTYEETLDSAHEQYDSEERAHRTAWAAVKHVAEKKGDHWEPKDEYGPSDEQAARGGASARRGGGETHGGVNAGKTKQELYEDAKDAGIEGRSKMDKDELVDALERFSRRETARARR; translated from the coding sequence ATGCCCGCACGCAAAGAGGACGTTCCAAGCACGCTCGAGCGATCGCCGGCGAAGGTGCGGCGCACCTACGAGGAGACGCTCGACAGCGCCCACGAGCAGTACGACAGCGAGGAGCGCGCGCACCGCACGGCGTGGGCCGCGGTCAAGCACGTCGCCGAGAAGAAGGGCGACCACTGGGAGCCCAAGGACGAATACGGCCCGTCCGATGAGCAGGCCGCCCGCGGCGGCGCGTCCGCTCGGCGCGGCGGGGGCGAGACCCACGGCGGCGTGAACGCCGGCAAGACGAAGCAGGAGCTCTACGAGGACGCCAAGGACGCCGGCATCGAGGGCCGCTCGAAGATGGACAAGGACGAGCTCGTCGACGCGCTCGAGCGCTTCAGCCGCCGCGAGACCGCGCGCGCCCGCCGCTGA